A genomic window from Streptomyces sp. NBC_00234 includes:
- the kdpA gene encoding potassium-transporting ATPase subunit KdpA — protein sequence MSPVLSGLLQLLALIAALGLVYRPLGDYMARTYSSDKHLRVEKWIYKAIGADPASEMRWPAYLRGVLAFSAVSVLFLYLMQRVQGSLPGSLGFSSIDPDQAFNTAASFVANTNWQSYYGEQAMGHVVQTGGLAVQNFVSAAVGMAVAVALVRGFARARTGELGNFWSDLVRGTVRILLPISVIGAIVLVACGAIQNFAGIHEVGQFTGGTQQWNGGAVASQEAIKELGTNGGGYFNANSAHPFENPTPLSNLFEIFLILVIPFALTRTFGRMVGSVRQGYAILAAMATIWIGFSLLMLWTESAHNGPAFDLAGGAMEGKETRFGIAGSSIFAVATTLTSTGAVNSFHSSYTGLGGGITMLGMQLGEIAPGGVGSGLYGMLIMAVIAVFIAGLMVGRTPEYLGKKIGTRQIKFAACYILVTPALVLCFTAAAMALDTPSHSMTNSGAHGFSEILYAYTSGANNNGSAFAGLNADTQWFNSTIGIAMLLGRFLPMVFVLALAGSLAEQTPVPETAGTLRTQKPLFTGLLVGTILIVAGLTYFPALALGPLAEGLAS from the coding sequence ATGAGTCCTGTCCTCTCCGGATTGCTCCAGCTGCTCGCCCTGATCGCCGCGCTGGGCCTCGTGTACCGCCCGCTCGGCGACTACATGGCCCGCACCTACTCCTCCGACAAGCACCTGCGCGTCGAGAAGTGGATCTACAAGGCCATCGGGGCCGACCCCGCCTCCGAGATGCGCTGGCCCGCCTATCTGCGCGGTGTCCTCGCCTTCTCGGCGGTGAGCGTCCTCTTCCTCTACCTGATGCAGCGCGTGCAGGGCTCCCTGCCCGGCTCGCTCGGCTTCTCCTCGATCGACCCGGACCAGGCGTTCAACACCGCCGCCTCGTTCGTCGCGAACACCAACTGGCAGTCCTACTACGGCGAGCAGGCCATGGGCCACGTCGTACAGACCGGCGGCCTCGCGGTGCAGAACTTCGTGTCCGCCGCCGTGGGCATGGCGGTCGCGGTCGCTCTCGTACGGGGCTTCGCCCGCGCCCGCACCGGTGAGCTGGGCAACTTCTGGTCCGACCTGGTGCGCGGCACCGTCCGCATCCTGCTCCCGATCTCCGTGATCGGCGCGATCGTGCTGGTGGCGTGCGGCGCGATCCAGAACTTCGCCGGGATCCACGAGGTCGGCCAGTTCACGGGCGGCACCCAGCAGTGGAACGGCGGCGCGGTCGCCTCGCAGGAGGCCATCAAGGAGCTCGGCACGAACGGTGGCGGCTACTTCAACGCCAACTCCGCCCACCCCTTCGAGAACCCCACCCCCCTCTCGAACCTCTTCGAGATCTTCCTGATCCTCGTCATCCCGTTCGCGCTGACCCGCACCTTCGGGCGCATGGTCGGAAGCGTCAGGCAGGGGTACGCGATCCTCGCGGCGATGGCCACGATCTGGATCGGCTTCAGTCTCCTGATGCTGTGGACCGAGTCCGCGCACAACGGACCGGCCTTCGACCTCGCGGGCGGCGCGATGGAGGGCAAGGAGACCCGCTTCGGGATCGCCGGCTCGTCGATCTTCGCGGTGGCCACCACCCTGACGTCCACCGGTGCGGTGAACTCCTTCCACTCCTCGTACACCGGCCTCGGCGGCGGCATCACGATGCTGGGCATGCAGCTCGGCGAGATCGCCCCCGGCGGGGTCGGTTCCGGCCTCTACGGCATGCTGATCATGGCGGTCATCGCGGTGTTCATCGCCGGTCTGATGGTCGGCAGGACCCCCGAGTACCTCGGCAAGAAGATCGGCACGCGGCAGATCAAGTTCGCCGCCTGCTACATCCTCGTCACCCCGGCGCTGGTCCTCTGCTTCACCGCCGCGGCGATGGCCCTGGACACCCCGTCCCACTCGATGACCAACTCCGGTGCGCACGGCTTCTCCGAGATCCTGTACGCGTACACCTCGGGCGCCAACAACAACGGCTCGGCCTTCGCCGGTCTGAACGCCGACACCCAGTGGTTCAACAGCACGATCGGCATCGCGATGCTGTTGGGCCGCTTCCTGCCCATGGTGTTCGTCCTCGCCCTGGCCGGCTCGCTGGCCGAGCAGACCCCGGTCCCCGAGACGGCGGGCACGCTGCGCACGCAGAAGCCGCTGTTCACGGGCCTCCTGGTCGGCACGATCCTGATCGTCGCCGGTCTGACCTACTTCCCGGCGCTCGCGCTGGGACCGCTCGCCGAAGGGCTCGCGTCATGA
- the kdpB gene encoding potassium-transporting ATPase subunit KdpB gives MTIDAKNHEDSVHQPSTTPTKAPHGDLSAGHKPAGRVGGGLFDPKQLITSFPDAIKKLDPRVMIKSPVMFVVLIGSVLTTVFAVKDPTDWFGWAITAWLWLTTIFANLAEAVAEGRGKAQADTLRKAKTDTVARRIIGKNEERLPGTELKIGDLVVCEAGDIIPGDGDVVEGVASVDESAITGESAPVIRESGGDRSAVTGGTKVLSDRIVVKITTKPGETFIDRMINLVEGAARQKTPNEIALNILLASLTIVFLLAVVTLQPFATYAGAEQSMIVLTALLVCLIPTTIGALLSAIGIAGMDRLVQRNVLAMSGRAVEAAGDVSTLLLDKTGTITLGNRQASEFVPVRGTTEAELADAAQLSSLADETPEGRSIVVLAKERYGLRERHQGELEQAEWVAFTAQTRMSGVDVDGRKVRKGATGSVVAWVRERGGSVSADTQALTDGISEAGGTPLLVALEDAEGARVLGVIHLKDVVKEGMRERFDELRRMGIRTVMITGDNPLTAKAIAEEAGVDDFLAEATPEDKMALIKREQAGGKLVAMTGDGTNDAPALAQADVGVAMNTGTSAAKEAGNMVDLDSNPTKLIEIVEIGKQLLITRGALTTFSIANDVAKYFAIIPAMFAVVYPGLDKLNIMGLSSPESAILSAVVFNALIIVALVPLALKGVRYKPTSADKMLRRNLGIYGIGGLVAPFIGIKIIDLLISTIPGIG, from the coding sequence ATGACCATCGACGCAAAGAATCACGAGGATTCTGTGCATCAGCCGTCTACGACTCCGACGAAGGCGCCGCACGGCGACCTGTCCGCCGGCCACAAGCCGGCCGGGCGCGTCGGTGGGGGTCTGTTCGATCCCAAGCAGCTGATCACGTCCTTCCCTGACGCGATCAAGAAGCTCGACCCGCGCGTGATGATCAAGTCGCCGGTCATGTTCGTGGTGCTGATCGGCTCCGTGCTGACCACCGTCTTCGCCGTCAAGGACCCGACCGACTGGTTCGGCTGGGCGATCACCGCCTGGCTGTGGCTCACCACGATCTTCGCGAACCTGGCGGAGGCGGTGGCCGAGGGCCGCGGCAAGGCCCAGGCCGACACGCTCCGCAAGGCCAAGACGGACACGGTCGCCCGCCGCATCATAGGCAAGAACGAGGAGCGCCTCCCCGGCACCGAACTCAAGATCGGTGATCTCGTGGTCTGCGAGGCCGGCGATATCATCCCCGGTGACGGCGACGTCGTCGAAGGTGTCGCTTCGGTCGACGAGTCCGCGATCACCGGTGAGTCCGCTCCGGTCATCCGTGAGTCGGGCGGCGACCGTTCCGCGGTCACCGGTGGTACGAAGGTCCTCTCGGACCGGATCGTCGTCAAGATCACCACGAAACCCGGCGAGACCTTCATCGACCGGATGATCAACCTGGTCGAGGGTGCGGCCCGGCAGAAGACCCCCAACGAGATCGCGCTCAACATCCTGCTCGCGTCCCTCACGATCGTCTTCCTGCTCGCGGTCGTCACGCTGCAGCCGTTCGCCACGTACGCGGGCGCCGAGCAGTCGATGATCGTGCTGACCGCACTGCTGGTCTGCCTGATCCCCACGACCATCGGCGCGCTGCTCTCAGCGATCGGCATCGCGGGCATGGACCGCCTGGTCCAGCGCAACGTCCTGGCGATGTCCGGCCGCGCGGTGGAGGCGGCCGGCGACGTCTCCACCCTCCTCCTCGACAAGACCGGCACCATCACCCTCGGCAACCGTCAGGCATCGGAGTTCGTACCGGTCAGGGGCACCACGGAGGCCGAACTGGCCGACGCCGCCCAGCTCTCCTCCCTCGCGGACGAGACCCCCGAGGGCCGCTCGATCGTGGTCCTGGCCAAGGAGAGGTACGGACTGCGCGAACGCCACCAGGGCGAGCTGGAGCAGGCCGAGTGGGTGGCCTTCACCGCACAGACCCGGATGTCGGGTGTGGACGTCGACGGGCGCAAGGTGCGCAAGGGCGCGACCGGTTCGGTCGTCGCCTGGGTCAGGGAGCGTGGCGGCAGTGTCTCCGCGGACACCCAGGCGCTGACCGACGGGATCTCCGAGGCCGGCGGAACGCCGCTGCTGGTGGCACTGGAGGACGCGGAGGGCGCACGGGTCCTGGGGGTCATCCACCTCAAGGACGTCGTGAAGGAGGGCATGCGGGAGCGGTTCGACGAGCTGCGCCGCATGGGCATCAGGACGGTCATGATCACGGGCGACAACCCGCTGACCGCGAAGGCCATCGCCGAGGAGGCGGGAGTCGACGACTTCCTCGCCGAGGCGACGCCCGAGGACAAGATGGCCCTCATCAAGCGGGAGCAGGCGGGCGGCAAGCTCGTCGCGATGACCGGCGACGGTACGAACGACGCGCCGGCGCTGGCTCAGGCGGACGTCGGGGTGGCCATGAACACCGGCACCTCGGCCGCCAAGGAGGCCGGGAACATGGTGGACCTGGACTCCAACCCCACCAAGCTCATCGAGATCGTCGAGATCGGCAAGCAACTCCTCATCACCCGAGGCGCGTTGACGACCTTCTCGATCGCCAACGACGTCGCGAAGTACTTCGCGATCATCCCCGCGATGTTCGCGGTCGTCTATCCGGGCCTGGACAAGCTCAACATCATGGGCCTGTCCTCACCGGAGTCGGCGATCCTGTCCGCCGTCGTCTTCAACGCGCTGATCATCGTCGCGCTGGTGCCGCTCGCCCTCAAGGGCGTCCGGTACAAGCCCACCAGCGCGGACAAGATGCTCCGCCGCAACCTCGGGATCTACGGAATCGGCGGCCTGGTCGCCCCGTTCATCGGCATCAAAATCATCGACCTGCTCATCTCCACCATCCCCGGAATCGGCTGA
- a CDS encoding potassium-transporting ATPase subunit C, which translates to MNNSAGNAGRLLWAGLRALLVLTVVTGVLYPLAVTGIAQVAFNDKANGSEVKDASGNVVGSELIGQTYNLPKKNPDDAEEAVVPDLKWFQPRPSNGLGSNSVNTQYSLILSGATNRSGDNADLIQWVKDAKAAVVKDNSVPGHPVDPSDVPADAVTSSGSGLDPHISPAYAKLQVNRVAEKNGLDVEQVDKLVVDHTDDRVLGFIGEPRVNVLQLNIALKELTQN; encoded by the coding sequence ATGAACAACTCCGCAGGAAACGCAGGACGCTTGCTCTGGGCAGGTCTGCGCGCCCTCCTCGTCCTGACCGTGGTGACGGGCGTGCTCTACCCGCTGGCCGTCACCGGCATCGCCCAGGTCGCGTTCAACGACAAGGCCAACGGCTCCGAGGTCAAGGACGCGAGCGGCAATGTCGTCGGCTCCGAACTCATCGGCCAGACCTACAACCTGCCGAAGAAGAACCCGGACGACGCCGAGGAGGCGGTGGTCCCGGACCTGAAGTGGTTCCAGCCGCGCCCGTCCAACGGCTTGGGCAGCAACAGCGTGAACACGCAGTACTCGCTGATCCTTTCCGGCGCGACCAACCGCTCCGGCGACAACGCCGACCTGATCCAGTGGGTCAAGGACGCCAAGGCGGCGGTGGTCAAGGACAACTCGGTCCCGGGCCACCCGGTAGACCCATCCGACGTGCCCGCCGACGCCGTGACCTCCTCCGGCTCCGGCCTGGACCCGCACATCTCCCCGGCGTACGCGAAGCTCCAGGTCAACCGTGTCGCCGAGAAGAACGGCCTCGACGTCGAGCAGGTCGACAAGCTCGTCGTCGACCACACGGACGACCGCGTCCTCGGCTTCATCGGCGAGCCCCGTGTCAACGTCCTCCAGCTCAACATCGCGCTCAAGGAACTGACCCAAAACTGA
- a CDS encoding response regulator: protein MTRVLVVEDDAQLARALVINLQARQYTVDAAPDGGTALRLVAAEQPDMILLDLGLPDMDGIDVIKALRGWSRAPVLVLSARSGSEDKIRALDAGADDYMTKPFSMDELLARLRAATRRTRESPPPTHTAMVVSTDVFTIDLLAKKVRRADRDVRLTPTEWHLLEILVNHPGVLVSQRRLLTEVWGPSYSGKTNYLRVYMAQLRRKLEADPAHPRHLITEPGMGYRFEA from the coding sequence ATGACCCGGGTGCTTGTCGTGGAGGACGACGCGCAACTCGCCCGCGCCCTGGTGATCAATCTCCAGGCGCGCCAGTACACAGTGGACGCGGCACCTGACGGTGGCACCGCCCTCCGGCTCGTGGCCGCTGAGCAACCGGACATGATCCTGCTCGATCTCGGACTGCCCGACATGGACGGCATCGACGTCATCAAGGCACTGCGCGGGTGGAGTCGGGCCCCGGTGCTTGTGCTGTCCGCGCGCAGCGGTTCCGAGGACAAGATCCGTGCGCTCGATGCGGGCGCGGACGACTACATGACCAAGCCGTTCAGCATGGACGAACTCCTTGCCCGCCTGCGGGCCGCCACACGCCGCACGAGGGAGTCGCCCCCACCGACCCATACGGCCATGGTGGTCAGCACCGATGTATTCACCATCGATCTGTTGGCCAAGAAGGTCCGGCGTGCGGACCGCGACGTACGACTGACCCCGACCGAGTGGCATCTGCTGGAGATCCTGGTCAATCATCCCGGGGTGCTCGTCAGCCAGCGTCGGCTGCTCACGGAGGTGTGGGGGCCCAGCTACAGCGGGAAGACGAACTACCTCCGGGTCTATATGGCCCAGCTACGACGGAAACTTGAGGCGGACCCCGCTCATCCCCGCCATCTGATCACGGAGCCCGGCATGGGCTACCGCTTCGAAGCATGA
- the kdpF gene encoding K(+)-transporting ATPase subunit F, which yields MTAENVVGLVVAAVLLGYLVLALIKPERF from the coding sequence GTGACTGCCGAGAACGTCGTCGGCCTCGTCGTGGCCGCCGTCCTGCTGGGCTACCTCGTGCTGGCCCTCATCAAGCCGGAGAGGTTCTGA